Proteins from one Corallococcus exiguus genomic window:
- the gltB gene encoding glutamate synthase large subunit: protein MPFTLPPRYGLYEPETEHDACGVGFVAHIRGQRSRGIVEDALELLNRLSHRAAAGRDPETGDGAGILVQLPHRFFNHEAPRLGFELPPRRQYGVAQVFLPQEPEARRACEALFEDVVEEEGQRLLGWRDVPVAPEELGPLAREAAPFIRQLFIARRRVVPSAFERKLYRIRKLVENRVQARGVDPQGRFHVASCSSETLIYKGLLLPRQLPRFYADLRHPEFVSALALVHSRFSTNTFPTWELAQPFRFIAHNGEINTLRGNRNWMTARRGLLQTAKLGGSLEPLWPIIVPGKSDSAQFDNMVELLYLGGRTLPHAMMMMIPEAWEGHKEMGDERRAFYEYSASLLEPWDGPAAIAFTDGQLIGATLDRNGLRPARYLVTEDDRIILASETGVIDVPPSQVRRKGRLTPGRMLLVDTTEGRILEDEEVKHEITSRWPYRRWLQRNVFTFEDLPAVPAPARLKGETLWRTQRAFGYTDEDVRTTLVPMAETGKEPTGSMGTDTPLAVLSDQAPTLFNYFHQLFAQVTNPPIDPLREALVMTLATALGPEGNTFEETPEQCHRLSLPGPILTNGQLARLANLRGDTGLFEPRPLSLLYPHAGGAATALEVAVERLCTAAVDAVDAGASILVLSDRGVDAAHAAIPALLAVSAVHQRLVRDGTRMYTGIVLETAEAREVHHFACLFAYGVSAVNPYLALDTLRALADAGELKADADKAQAQYLHGLEEGLLKVMSKMGISTLQSYRGSQLFEAVGLQRSLIEKHFTGTSSRVEGVGLPELGREVAERHARGFGVGADGEEDLLPVGGQFRWRRQGERHKWNPATVAKLQAAVRANDAAQFQEYSKLADDETREHSNLRGLLDVVTDGCTPVPLEEVEPALELARRFVTGAMSFGSISAEAHETLAIAMNRLGGKSNSGEGGEESRRYTQDPNGDSRRSAIKQVASARFGVTAEYLVNADELQIKMAQGAKPGEGGQLPGHKVDERIARVRWSTPGVTLISPPPHHDIYSIEDLAQLIYDLQSVNAKARVSVKLVSEVGVGTIAAGVAKAGAGCVVVAGYEGGTGASPLSSLQHAGLPWELGLAETQQVLVHNGLRSRIRVQVDGGLRTARDVLVAALLGAEEFGLATASLVSVGCIMLRKCHLNTCSAGIATQDPALRERYQGTPENVVSFFLLLAEDLRLHMAKLGVRKLDELVGRVDLLRQRAAVDHWKARKLDLSALLTAPSAPATEPRHCQTPHRKDVADHLDHELLTKAQSVLAGGPPLMLTLPVANTHRAVGAMLSGEIARRHGAQGLPDGKLRVKLKGSAGQSFGAFLASGVTLELEGDTNDYLGKGLSGGRIIVYPPEGSRFTPEENVLVGNTVLYGATAGEVYLRGLAGERFAVRNSGAQAVVEGVGDHGCEYMTGGVVVVLGQTGRNFAAGMSGGTAYVLDRERSFRERCNLEMVELESLVDESEIWLVHGMIERHLHHTGSALARRVLDNWELMVPQFMKVMPSDYKRVLQARRAARRPPPAAGVQQLHVVGGGA from the coding sequence ATGCCGTTCACCCTCCCTCCGCGCTACGGGCTGTATGAGCCGGAGACCGAGCACGACGCCTGCGGCGTGGGATTCGTGGCCCACATCCGGGGACAGCGCTCTCGGGGCATCGTGGAGGACGCGCTGGAGCTGCTCAACCGCCTGAGCCACCGCGCCGCGGCAGGGCGCGACCCGGAGACGGGCGACGGCGCCGGCATCCTGGTGCAGTTGCCGCACCGCTTCTTCAACCATGAAGCGCCGCGGCTGGGTTTCGAGCTGCCGCCGCGCCGCCAGTACGGCGTGGCGCAGGTGTTCCTGCCGCAGGAGCCGGAGGCGCGTCGCGCGTGCGAGGCGCTGTTCGAGGACGTGGTGGAGGAGGAGGGGCAGCGGCTGCTCGGCTGGCGCGACGTGCCGGTGGCGCCGGAGGAGCTGGGGCCGCTCGCGCGAGAGGCCGCGCCGTTCATCCGGCAGCTGTTCATCGCTCGGCGCCGCGTGGTGCCCAGCGCCTTCGAGCGCAAGCTCTACCGCATCCGCAAGCTGGTGGAGAACCGCGTGCAGGCGCGCGGCGTGGATCCGCAGGGGCGCTTCCACGTGGCCAGCTGTTCGTCGGAGACGCTCATCTACAAGGGACTGCTCCTGCCCCGGCAGCTGCCGCGCTTCTACGCGGACCTGCGGCACCCGGAGTTCGTCAGCGCGCTGGCGCTGGTGCACTCGCGCTTCTCCACCAACACCTTCCCCACGTGGGAGCTGGCGCAGCCGTTCCGCTTCATCGCGCACAACGGTGAAATCAATACACTGCGTGGCAACCGCAACTGGATGACGGCGCGGCGCGGGCTGCTCCAGACGGCGAAGCTGGGCGGGAGCCTGGAGCCGCTGTGGCCCATCATCGTCCCGGGCAAGAGCGACTCCGCGCAGTTCGACAACATGGTGGAGCTGCTCTACCTGGGCGGCCGCACCCTGCCCCACGCGATGATGATGATGATCCCGGAGGCGTGGGAGGGTCACAAGGAGATGGGCGACGAGCGCCGCGCCTTCTACGAGTACTCCGCGTCCCTGCTGGAGCCGTGGGACGGCCCCGCGGCCATCGCGTTCACGGACGGGCAGCTGATTGGCGCGACGTTGGACCGCAACGGCCTGCGCCCCGCGCGCTACCTGGTGACGGAGGACGACCGCATCATCCTGGCGTCGGAGACGGGCGTCATCGACGTGCCCCCGTCACAGGTGCGCCGCAAGGGCCGGCTGACGCCGGGCCGCATGCTGCTGGTGGACACCACGGAGGGGCGCATCCTGGAGGACGAGGAGGTGAAGCATGAAATCACCTCGCGCTGGCCCTACCGCCGCTGGCTCCAGCGCAACGTCTTCACCTTCGAGGACCTGCCCGCCGTCCCCGCCCCCGCGCGCCTGAAGGGCGAGACGCTGTGGCGGACGCAGCGCGCGTTCGGCTACACGGATGAAGACGTGCGCACCACGCTGGTGCCCATGGCGGAGACGGGCAAGGAGCCCACGGGCTCCATGGGCACGGACACGCCGCTGGCGGTGCTGAGCGACCAGGCCCCCACCCTCTTCAACTACTTCCACCAGCTCTTCGCGCAGGTGACCAACCCGCCCATCGACCCGCTGCGCGAGGCGCTGGTGATGACGCTGGCCACCGCGCTGGGCCCGGAGGGCAACACCTTCGAGGAGACGCCCGAGCAGTGCCACCGGCTGTCCCTGCCCGGCCCCATCCTCACCAACGGGCAGCTGGCGCGACTGGCGAACCTGCGCGGAGACACCGGCCTCTTCGAGCCGCGTCCCTTGAGCCTGCTGTACCCGCACGCGGGCGGCGCGGCGACAGCGCTGGAGGTCGCGGTGGAGCGGCTGTGCACGGCGGCGGTGGATGCCGTCGACGCGGGCGCGAGCATCCTGGTGCTGAGCGACCGGGGCGTGGACGCGGCGCACGCGGCCATCCCCGCGCTGCTGGCCGTGTCCGCGGTGCACCAGCGGTTGGTGCGCGACGGCACGCGCATGTACACGGGCATCGTGCTGGAGACGGCGGAGGCGCGCGAGGTGCACCACTTCGCGTGCCTGTTCGCCTACGGCGTGTCCGCGGTGAACCCGTACCTGGCGCTGGACACGCTGCGCGCACTGGCGGACGCGGGGGAGCTCAAGGCGGACGCGGACAAGGCGCAGGCGCAGTACCTCCACGGCCTGGAGGAGGGGCTGCTCAAGGTGATGTCCAAGATGGGCATCTCCACGCTCCAGTCCTACCGCGGCTCGCAGCTCTTCGAGGCGGTGGGTCTCCAGCGAAGCCTCATCGAGAAGCACTTCACCGGCACGTCGTCGCGAGTGGAGGGCGTGGGCCTGCCGGAGCTGGGCCGCGAGGTGGCCGAGCGGCACGCGCGCGGCTTCGGCGTCGGCGCGGACGGCGAGGAGGACCTGCTGCCCGTGGGCGGTCAGTTCCGCTGGCGCCGACAGGGCGAGCGGCACAAGTGGAACCCGGCCACCGTGGCGAAGCTCCAGGCAGCGGTGCGCGCGAACGACGCGGCGCAGTTCCAGGAGTACTCGAAGCTGGCGGACGACGAGACGCGCGAGCACAGCAACCTGCGCGGCCTGTTGGACGTGGTGACGGACGGCTGCACGCCGGTACCGCTGGAAGAGGTGGAGCCCGCGCTGGAGCTGGCGCGGCGCTTCGTCACCGGCGCCATGTCCTTCGGCTCCATCAGCGCGGAGGCGCACGAGACGCTGGCCATCGCGATGAACCGGCTGGGCGGCAAGTCCAACAGCGGCGAGGGCGGCGAGGAGTCCCGCCGCTACACCCAGGACCCCAACGGCGACTCGCGCCGCAGCGCCATCAAGCAGGTGGCCAGCGCGCGCTTCGGCGTGACGGCCGAGTACCTGGTCAACGCGGACGAGCTCCAAATCAAGATGGCCCAGGGCGCCAAGCCCGGCGAGGGCGGCCAGCTTCCGGGCCACAAGGTGGACGAGCGGATTGCGCGCGTGCGCTGGAGCACGCCGGGCGTGACGCTGATTTCGCCGCCGCCGCACCACGACATCTACTCCATCGAGGACCTGGCGCAGCTCATCTACGACCTCCAGTCCGTGAACGCGAAGGCGCGCGTGAGCGTGAAGCTGGTGAGCGAGGTGGGCGTGGGCACCATCGCCGCGGGCGTGGCCAAGGCGGGCGCGGGCTGCGTGGTGGTGGCGGGCTACGAGGGCGGCACGGGCGCCTCTCCCCTCTCCAGCCTCCAGCACGCGGGCCTGCCGTGGGAGCTGGGGCTGGCGGAGACGCAGCAGGTGCTGGTGCACAACGGCCTGCGCTCGCGCATCCGCGTGCAGGTGGACGGCGGCCTGCGCACCGCGCGCGACGTGCTGGTGGCGGCGCTGCTGGGCGCGGAGGAGTTCGGCCTGGCCACCGCGAGCCTCGTGTCCGTGGGCTGCATCATGCTGCGCAAGTGCCACCTCAACACCTGCTCGGCGGGCATCGCCACGCAGGACCCGGCGCTGCGCGAGCGCTACCAGGGCACGCCGGAAAACGTCGTGAGCTTCTTCCTGCTGCTGGCGGAGGACCTGCGCCTGCACATGGCGAAGCTGGGCGTGCGAAAGCTGGATGAGCTGGTGGGCCGGGTGGACCTGTTGCGCCAGCGCGCGGCGGTGGACCACTGGAAGGCGCGAAAGCTGGACCTGTCCGCGCTGCTCACCGCGCCGTCCGCGCCGGCCACCGAGCCGCGCCACTGCCAGACGCCGCACCGCAAGGACGTGGCGGACCACCTGGACCACGAGCTGCTCACCAAGGCGCAGTCCGTGCTCGCGGGCGGGCCGCCGTTGATGCTGACGCTGCCGGTGGCGAACACGCACCGCGCGGTGGGCGCCATGCTTTCCGGTGAGATTGCCCGCCGACACGGCGCGCAGGGGCTGCCGGACGGGAAGCTGCGGGTGAAGCTGAAGGGCTCCGCGGGCCAGAGCTTCGGCGCGTTCCTCGCGTCGGGCGTGACGCTGGAGCTGGAGGGCGACACCAACGACTACCTGGGCAAGGGGCTGTCCGGCGGACGCATCATCGTCTATCCGCCGGAGGGCAGCCGCTTCACGCCCGAGGAGAACGTGCTCGTCGGCAACACGGTGCTCTACGGCGCCACGGCCGGCGAGGTGTACCTGCGAGGACTCGCGGGTGAGCGCTTCGCGGTGCGCAACAGCGGCGCGCAGGCGGTGGTGGAGGGCGTGGGCGACCACGGCTGCGAGTACATGACGGGCGGCGTGGTGGTGGTGCTGGGCCAGACGGGCCGCAACTTCGCGGCCGGCATGAGCGGCGGCACCGCGTACGTGTTGGACCGCGAGCGTTCCTTCCGCGAGCGCTGCAACCTGGAGATGGTGGAGTTGGAGTCGCTGGTGGACGAGTCGGAAATCTGGCTCGTGCACGGGATGATTGAACGCCACCTGCACCACACCGGCAGCGCGCTCGCGCGGCGGGTGCTCGACAACTGGGAGCTGATGGTGCCGCAGTTCATGAAGGTGATGCCGTCCGACTACAAGCGCGTGCTCCAGGCGCGAAGGGCGGCGCGCAGGCCGCCACCGGCCGCGGGTGTGCAGCAACTCCACGTCGTTGGCGGGGGGGCCTGA
- a CDS encoding biliverdin-producing heme oxygenase: MQRLKTETRPHHERTEGVVRLMDAHLTPADYQRQLEAFYGLYLPLEALLAGPLAALEPALDLGARWKTPLLDADLRAMGHDTASLARLPRASSLPALPGLAEALGCAYVLEGSTLGGQLILRHLTRHFGPDARVGNFTFFRAYGDQVGPMWRAFGDALTRASERAASETFDAAVVQGARDTFDTFAAWLMREHDVPVRL; this comes from the coding sequence ATGCAGCGGCTGAAGACGGAGACGCGCCCCCACCACGAGCGCACGGAGGGCGTGGTGCGTCTGATGGACGCGCACCTGACGCCCGCGGACTACCAGCGCCAGTTGGAGGCCTTCTACGGCCTCTATCTGCCCCTGGAGGCGCTGCTCGCCGGTCCCCTGGCGGCCCTGGAGCCAGCGCTGGACCTGGGGGCGCGTTGGAAGACGCCGCTGCTGGACGCGGATCTGCGCGCCATGGGGCACGACACGGCCTCGCTCGCACGGCTGCCGCGCGCCTCCTCGCTGCCGGCGCTGCCGGGCCTGGCGGAGGCGCTGGGCTGCGCGTACGTGCTGGAGGGCTCCACGCTGGGGGGCCAGCTCATCCTGCGCCACCTGACGCGCCACTTCGGGCCGGACGCGCGCGTGGGGAACTTCACCTTCTTCCGGGCCTATGGCGACCAGGTGGGCCCCATGTGGCGTGCGTTCGGTGACGCCCTCACCCGGGCGTCCGAACGGGCGGCCTCCGAGACCTTCGACGCGGCCGTCGTGCAGGGCGCCCGCGATACCTTCGACACCTTCGCCGCCTGGTTGATGCGAGAGCACGATGTCCCCGTCCGTCTCTGA
- a CDS encoding ATP-binding protein, translating into MSPSVSDADLSVCDREPIHLLGGIQPRGVLVAFRGDTEAVAVVSANVQALLGAGPDALLGKPLSGVLPRGLLARVEAGKGPGPVTVEVSGQRCSALLHDSDGLRVLELEPLADEDVGSDETALSAVQRLASPLARAKGTVALLQEAADAVRELIGYDRVMVYRFHADFHGEVVAESVREGVDAFMGLHYPASDIPAQARALYTRNPVRLIADVDAKAVALVPPVLPGPQRPLDLSGSALRGVSEIHLEYLRNMGVGASFSVSLLKDGQLWGLMACHHLAPRTVSAARRQACEVLARLLSLQLSAEERSLESAAQARHAALLNALVLPNLGERSPAKALEAHAPLLKELTGAHGVALVLGASAGPEASPLLLGTTPSAEEVRALVAWLSARELPDEAFHVDRLGDVYPPLASRADVAAGLLAVRLDPSVPHFALWFRPEVARTVAWAGNPNKPVRPEPGHARLRPRASFDVWREEMKGASTPWSAQDLEAARALKGALVGVVLRHAEELARLSRELARSNAELDAFGGTVAHDLKEPLRGILQYSSFLQEDFGPALGPDGLGQLEALGWLAKRTYELLDNLFEYSRLGRLELSWEETDQQTLVEDVLKTLGARLQEGRVEVRLPRRLPTLACDSIRIRQVWANLISNAAKYQTAEPRWVEVGFVGPDEARPEAARHVTAPYLFYVKDPGIGIAPQFHEAIFELFRRLHPAQAYGGGTGAGLAIARRLVSLHGGALWVDSALGQGSTFFFTLGEGPRP; encoded by the coding sequence ATGTCCCCGTCCGTCTCTGATGCCGACCTCAGCGTCTGTGACCGCGAGCCCATCCACCTGCTGGGGGGCATCCAGCCCCGGGGTGTGCTCGTCGCCTTCCGAGGGGACACGGAGGCCGTCGCGGTCGTGAGCGCGAACGTCCAGGCGCTGCTCGGCGCCGGGCCGGATGCGCTCCTGGGCAAGCCCCTGTCCGGCGTGCTTCCGCGCGGGCTGCTCGCGCGCGTGGAGGCGGGCAAGGGGCCGGGGCCCGTCACCGTGGAGGTGTCGGGACAGCGCTGCTCCGCGCTCCTGCATGACAGCGACGGCCTGCGTGTGCTGGAGCTGGAGCCGCTGGCGGACGAGGACGTGGGCTCGGACGAGACAGCGCTGAGCGCGGTGCAGCGGCTGGCGTCACCGCTGGCTCGCGCGAAGGGCACGGTCGCGCTGCTTCAAGAAGCCGCGGACGCGGTGCGGGAGCTCATCGGCTACGACCGGGTGATGGTCTACCGCTTCCACGCGGACTTCCACGGTGAGGTCGTGGCGGAGAGCGTGCGCGAGGGCGTGGACGCCTTCATGGGCCTGCACTACCCGGCGAGCGACATCCCCGCGCAGGCGCGCGCCCTCTACACGCGCAACCCCGTGCGCCTCATCGCGGACGTGGACGCGAAGGCCGTGGCCCTGGTGCCTCCGGTGCTGCCCGGCCCCCAGCGCCCGTTGGACCTGTCCGGCTCCGCGCTCCGCGGCGTGTCGGAAATCCATCTGGAGTACCTGCGCAACATGGGCGTGGGCGCGTCCTTCAGCGTGTCGCTCCTGAAGGACGGACAGCTCTGGGGGCTCATGGCCTGCCACCACCTGGCGCCCCGCACGGTGTCCGCCGCGCGGCGGCAGGCGTGCGAGGTGCTGGCGCGGCTGTTGTCGCTCCAGCTCTCCGCGGAGGAGCGGAGCCTGGAGTCCGCCGCCCAGGCGCGCCACGCGGCGCTGCTCAACGCGCTCGTCCTTCCGAACCTGGGCGAGCGCAGCCCCGCGAAGGCGCTGGAGGCGCATGCTCCGCTGCTGAAGGAACTCACGGGGGCCCACGGCGTGGCGCTGGTGCTGGGCGCGAGCGCGGGCCCGGAGGCGTCGCCCCTGCTGCTCGGCACCACGCCGTCCGCGGAGGAGGTGCGCGCGCTGGTGGCGTGGCTTTCGGCGCGCGAGCTGCCGGATGAAGCCTTCCACGTGGACCGGCTGGGGGATGTGTACCCGCCGCTGGCCTCGCGCGCGGACGTGGCCGCGGGCCTGCTGGCGGTGCGCCTGGACCCGTCCGTGCCGCACTTCGCGCTGTGGTTCCGCCCGGAGGTGGCGCGCACCGTGGCGTGGGCCGGCAACCCGAACAAGCCCGTGCGGCCGGAACCGGGCCACGCGCGGCTGCGTCCCCGCGCGTCCTTCGACGTGTGGCGCGAGGAGATGAAGGGCGCCTCCACCCCGTGGTCCGCGCAGGACCTGGAGGCGGCGCGCGCGCTCAAGGGCGCGCTGGTGGGCGTGGTGCTGCGGCACGCGGAGGAGCTGGCCCGGCTGTCGCGGGAGCTGGCCCGCTCCAACGCGGAGCTTGATGCGTTTGGCGGCACCGTGGCGCACGACCTCAAGGAGCCCCTGCGCGGCATCCTCCAGTACAGCTCCTTCCTCCAAGAGGACTTCGGCCCCGCGCTGGGCCCGGATGGACTCGGGCAGCTGGAGGCCCTGGGGTGGTTGGCGAAGCGCACGTACGAGCTGCTCGACAACCTCTTCGAGTACAGCCGCCTGGGTCGGCTGGAGCTGTCGTGGGAGGAGACGGACCAACAGACCCTGGTGGAGGACGTGCTCAAGACGCTGGGCGCACGGCTGCAGGAGGGCAGGGTGGAGGTCCGCCTGCCCCGCCGCCTGCCCACGTTGGCGTGTGACTCCATCCGCATCCGTCAGGTGTGGGCCAACCTCATCAGCAACGCGGCCAAGTACCAGACAGCCGAGCCACGCTGGGTGGAGGTGGGCTTCGTGGGGCCGGACGAAGCGCGTCCGGAGGCGGCGCGGCACGTCACCGCGCCCTACCTTTTCTACGTGAAGGACCCGGGCATCGGCATCGCGCCGCAGTTCCACGAAGCCATCTTCGAGCTGTTCCGCCGCCTGCATCCCGCGCAGGCCTATGGCGGCGGCACGGGGGCGGGGCTGGCCATCGCGCGCCGGCTGGTGTCGCTGCACGGCGGCGCGCTCTGGGTGGACTCCGCGCTGGGCCAGGGCTCCACCTTCTTCTTCACGCTGGGCGAGGGACCGCGACCATGA
- a CDS encoding response regulator, with protein MKPLLLVEDSDPDAEALMRIAKRLPLPVPVVRVRDGESALDYLYRRGAYADVERPVLILLDLHMPGINGRQVLATLKADPDLRAIPVIIFSSSVEEGDVEGAYADGANSYLFKPEVGPQLQATAEALHAFWFRAARLPEQEPEA; from the coding sequence ATGAAGCCGCTGCTGCTGGTGGAGGACAGTGATCCGGACGCGGAGGCGCTGATGCGCATCGCGAAGCGGCTGCCCCTGCCCGTGCCGGTGGTGCGCGTGCGCGACGGCGAGAGCGCCCTGGACTACCTCTACCGGCGCGGGGCCTACGCGGACGTGGAGCGCCCGGTGCTCATCCTGCTGGACCTGCACATGCCCGGCATCAACGGGCGCCAGGTGCTGGCCACGCTGAAGGCGGACCCGGACCTGCGCGCCATCCCCGTCATCATCTTCTCCTCCTCCGTGGAGGAGGGGGACGTGGAGGGCGCCTACGCGGATGGCGCCAACAGCTACCTCTTCAAGCCCGAAGTCGGTCCCCAGCTGCAGGCCACCGCGGAGGCGCTCCATGCCTTCTGGTTCAGGGCCGCGCGCCTGCCCGAGCAGGAGCCGGAAGCATGA
- a CDS encoding hybrid sensor histidine kinase/response regulator: MSLRVLLVDDGMADRLVVSRALARDPDMKWEVVPVSSAEDALAYLSANAVDAMLLDYHLPGMNGVSMLQKLAELALPKMPAVVVLTGSGNERVAVDAMKAGAQDYLVKETFTPERLRRSLRAAVDTVLMTRELEERRLRTERAEAAAREALAVRDELFSLATHDLKGPLQIMTLNAQVLRRQIPAAAMTPALETRLGHIVRAAHRMAELIDHFLEVTRGQERPLKREPMDLLAMVRGKVRELEANASRHFVLEVPEGRDFTGEWDAHALERVLENLMGNAVKYSAAGSTVTVHLMVEEAETQQFVLLAVTDQGIGIPAADLPFVFERFHRGRNVSRDVSGSGVGLASARRMVELHGGTLAVRSVEGQGSTFTVRLPRGITVSAGPARSTSEHPAQ; the protein is encoded by the coding sequence ATGAGCCTGCGCGTGCTGCTGGTCGACGACGGCATGGCGGACCGCCTCGTGGTCAGCCGCGCGCTGGCGCGTGACCCGGACATGAAGTGGGAAGTGGTGCCGGTGTCCTCCGCGGAGGACGCGCTGGCGTACCTGTCCGCCAACGCAGTGGACGCGATGCTGCTCGACTACCACCTGCCCGGCATGAACGGCGTCAGCATGCTCCAGAAGCTCGCGGAGCTGGCGCTGCCCAAGATGCCCGCCGTGGTGGTGCTCACCGGCAGCGGCAACGAGCGCGTCGCGGTGGACGCCATGAAGGCTGGCGCCCAGGACTACCTGGTCAAGGAGACCTTCACCCCGGAGCGCCTTCGCCGCAGCCTGCGCGCCGCGGTGGACACGGTGCTGATGACGCGCGAGCTGGAGGAACGCCGCCTGCGTACCGAGCGCGCCGAGGCCGCCGCCCGCGAGGCCCTGGCCGTGCGCGATGAGCTCTTCTCGCTGGCGACGCACGACTTGAAGGGCCCGCTTCAAATCATGACGCTCAACGCCCAGGTGCTGCGCCGGCAGATTCCCGCCGCCGCGATGACGCCCGCCCTGGAGACGCGCCTGGGGCACATCGTGCGCGCGGCGCACCGCATGGCCGAGCTCATCGACCACTTCCTGGAGGTGACGCGCGGTCAGGAGCGCCCGCTCAAACGCGAGCCCATGGACCTGCTGGCCATGGTGCGCGGCAAGGTGCGCGAGCTGGAGGCCAACGCGTCACGCCACTTCGTCCTGGAGGTGCCGGAGGGGCGCGACTTCACCGGCGAATGGGATGCGCACGCCCTGGAGCGCGTGCTGGAGAACCTGATGGGCAACGCGGTGAAGTACAGCGCCGCGGGCTCCACCGTCACCGTGCACCTGATGGTGGAGGAAGCGGAGACGCAGCAGTTCGTGCTGCTCGCCGTGACGGACCAGGGCATCGGCATCCCGGCGGCGGACCTGCCCTTCGTCTTCGAGCGCTTCCACCGCGGACGCAACGTGTCTCGGGACGTGTCCGGCAGCGGCGTGGGCCTGGCCAGCGCGCGCCGCATGGTGGAGCTGCACGGGGGGACGCTCGCCGTGCGCAGCGTGGAGGGGCAGGGCTCCACCTTCACCGTGCGCCTGCCCCGGGGCATCACGGTCAGCGCGGGGCCCGCGCGGTCCACGTCCGAGCACCCCGCGCAGTAG
- a CDS encoding DUF420 domain-containing protein, with protein MSNAASGLTPSSSSANDRSFFIAIGVVSAGALALLAWLLLIRRGGAGMGVDLRFMPAVNAGLNATAAALLLGGWVAIKRGARKVHQNLMVSAFAASALFLVGYLAYHFVHGDTRYVGDFRGLYLTLLASHVILSMPVLPMALVAFYFSWRQQFARHRKVTRWLAPIWLYVSVTGVVVFFMLRGGVPAVS; from the coding sequence ATGTCCAACGCTGCTTCCGGGCTCACCCCGTCGTCCTCGTCCGCCAACGACCGCTCCTTCTTCATCGCGATCGGCGTGGTGTCCGCTGGCGCGCTGGCGCTGCTGGCGTGGCTGCTGCTCATCCGGCGCGGAGGCGCGGGCATGGGCGTGGACCTGCGCTTCATGCCGGCGGTGAACGCGGGGCTCAACGCGACGGCGGCGGCGCTGCTGCTGGGCGGCTGGGTGGCCATCAAGCGCGGCGCGCGGAAGGTGCACCAGAATCTGATGGTGAGCGCGTTCGCCGCGTCCGCGCTGTTCCTGGTGGGCTACCTCGCCTACCACTTCGTGCACGGCGACACGCGTTACGTGGGCGACTTCCGCGGGCTGTACCTGACGCTGCTGGCCAGCCACGTCATCCTGTCCATGCCGGTGCTGCCCATGGCGCTGGTGGCCTTCTACTTCTCCTGGCGGCAGCAGTTCGCCCGGCACCGCAAGGTGACCCGGTGGCTGGCGCCCATCTGGCTCTACGTGTCGGTGACGGGCGTGGTGGTGTTCTTCATGCTGCGCGGCGGAGTGCCCGCCGTCTCCTGA